In Candidatus Polarisedimenticolia bacterium, the genomic window CGTTCGGGCCGGTGTTCCCTGCCTTCAAGAACGCCAGGGCGGATGATTCGTCGGGTCAGGCCATCCCGGAGATCGTTTTCGATGACCAACTGCAGCTTTCCGTCGAGTAGAGCCCTCCTGAGCGCACGCGGCGCCGTTCTGGCGTGCGTTCTGATGGCGTGCGCCGTCGCCGGATGCGCCTCGGTCCCGCCGGCGGGGGCTGTTTCCCCTCCGACCCCGGAGTCGCCCGGCGGGGGACAGGCGGAATCCGCGACCGACGGCCAGGCTGCCGACGGTCAGGGGACGCCCGTGCCTGCTCCCGGTCGCGCCGAGGCAGCCGTCGCGCCCGGCGACTCGGAGTCCGACGCGACGACCGATGAGGCGACGGGGACGCCGGCCGCGCCCGCCGTCGACCGTCCGACCACGGGCACCGGGTTGATCCTTGCCGCCCCCGCCGTTTCGCCGGCGGCCGCCCCGGATCGGCCCGAGGATGACCGGCCGCGGGACACCGGCGGAGGCGCGGGGATTTCGGCCGGCGCGTCCGTCCCGGGCTCCGTGTCTTCGGATCAGGAGCGCGACGGCGCGGGCGCGGCTCTGGTGCTCCGTCTCTCCGCAAGTCCCGCCGCTCTTCGGGTCGGCGATTCGGTGACGGTGGAGATCCGGGCAAGCTCGACGGCGCGTGTCGTCGACGCGCCGCTGCACCTGGTGTACGACGCGGCGCGGCTCCGCTACCTTGGGGGTGAGGAGGGGGACTTCCTGAGGCAGGACGGGAGCGGCACCGTCTTCCTGATCAACGGCCGCTCCCAGCCCGGCGTGGTCACGATCGGCGTGGGCCGGCTCGACCGCTCGCATGGCCAGAGCGGGGCCGGCACGCACTGCCGCGTGCGCTTCGAGGTGATCGCCCCTGGGCGGTCACGGGTCGCCGTCGGCCAGGCGATGGCCTGGGCCGATGACGGGTCGATGCTCCCGGTGGGAACGGACGCGATCGACATTTCCGTCCCGTAGGCGCCGGCCCGGTGCTCGGGCCGGCTCCTAGCTCCCCGCCGCCTCCCTGGACTCCTGCTCGCCCCCCTCGAGGTCGACTTTCAGATTCATCTCCTGCCCGGCCACGATTCTCACCTTGCGGCTCAGCGTCTCGCCGTCCGGCGTCTTGAGGGCGATCAGGTGCGCTCCGGCACGCAGGTAGAGCTTGTCCGGAAAGCCGTCGAAATCGTCGACCTGGCCGCGCATCGCCCCGTCCACGTACACCTCGGTGGTCTCGGGCGTGACGTCGAAGTCGATCGCCCCGTGGGGGACGCCCGCAATGATCACCGGTCGCTCCATGACCACCGGCCGGCCCACGACGATCGCCACGCGGGCGCGGTGCCGATGGCGCGGCCGGACGACGACGCGCGCGCTCACGGGAGACACGAGAAGCGGGGCGAAGCTGACGAAAGCGGCGATCGCCATCGCCGACGCGACTGCTGCCTGGAAACGCGGCTTCATCACGAGGTTTCTCCTTCCGGCCACCCCTCCCGTCAAGCGGGCGGCGGGAGAACCGGGGCGGCCCGGTGTCGGCCCGTGTCATTGGACCCCCGGGCGGTGCGCAAGGTTGAGTTGACAGTGCGCCGCCTGTCGACTATTTTCGCGGCCTTTCCTCGAGGGCACGATGGATCGGCCGCAGCGGGACCTGCCATCTCTCAAGAGCCGCTTCCACCGGGGGCTGCGGCGCGGCGGGCACGCCTGCTGGCTCATCGTCCGGGTCACCATCCCGACCTTCGTCGTGATGGACTTCCTCAAGAGGCTGGGTGCGATCGATCTGATCGGGCAGGCCTGCGCCCCGGTCATGACGGTCTTCCGCCTGCCCGGAGAGGCGGCCATCCCGGTCCTCCTCGGGCTCCTGCTCAACGTCTTCACGGCGACCGCCGCTCTGGGGAGCCTCGGGCTCTCCGGCGGCCAGGTGACCACCCTCGGATTGATGCTCGGCATGGCGCACACTCTCGTGGTCGAGACGGCCGTCCTGCGAACGGCCGGGGCGGGCGCCCTCCGACTTCTCCTCTATCGGCTGTTGATGGCGGTCGTGGTGGGTCTCCTGGCGTCCCGCCTGCTCATCGGGGCGTCCCCATGATCGCGACGGCGCTTCTTGAATCGGTCCTCTCCGGAGCGATCTTCAGCCTCAAGATCGCCGCCATCCTCGTGCCGGCCCTGGTCCTCTACGACCTCCTCGCCCCCCTGCCGATCTTCGGCCGCATCGGCCGGGCGCTCGCTCCGGTCCTGGCGCGGCTCGGCATGTCCCCCCCCTGCACGGTGCCATTGGCCGCGGGGCTGTTCCTGGGGATCACCTATGGCGCGGGGATGATCCTCCCGATTGCCGAGGAGAAGCGGGTCGGGCCCGACGAGGTGCAGAGCCTCGGGCTCTTCCTGTGCACCTGCCACGCGGTGATCGAGGACACTTTTCTCTTCGCCGTGGTGGGCGCGAGCGGAGGGCGAGAGGTGACGGCCAGGGTGTGCACCCTGGTCGGGGTGCGCCTGGCTCTGGCCGTGATCGTCACCGGCGGCCGCCAGTCCTGGCTGCGGCGGAAGTCCCTGCCGGCGTAGGGAAACCCCCCCGGATGTCCTGGATCGGCGCCGATCCGGCCCCTATATTCCCCCATGTCCCGATTGCGGGCGGGGGTGGGGAGCGTGGACGGATCGGCGAATCGGCAAGGGTCTTTGGAGCTGGAGCCGGACGATCTGACCGCTCAGCCGTCGCGGCGCCGGACCGACCTGATCGTCGGGGGCGGCCCCGCCATGGCCCGGGTCTTCGAGCTGATCGCCGTCGCGGCGCGCACCGAGATTCCCGTCCTCATCATGGGAGAGAGCGGCACCGGCAAGGAGCTCGTGGCGCGGGCCATCCACTACACGGGAGGGCGGGCCGCACGCCCCTTCCTGACCATGAACTGCGGCGCCGTCCCCGAGACGCTGATGGAGGACGAGCTGTTCGGCCACGCCCGCGGCTCGTACACCGGGGCGCATGCCGACAAGAAAGGGGTCTTCGAGGAGGCGGAAGGCGGCAGCCTGTTCCTGGACGAGATCGCCGACCTCTACCCCTCCTGCCAGGTGAAGCTGCTGCGCGTCCTGCAGGAGCGGGAGGTCCGGAGGATCGGCGAGACCAGGACGCGGCAAGTCGACGTGCGGATCATCGCGGCGACCAACAAGGACCTCGGGACCGAGAGGCTCGAGAAACGCTTCCGCGAGGATCTGTACCATCGGATCCACGTCCTGCCGATCGCCCTGCCTCCCCTGCGTGAGCGGCGCGAGGACGTGCCGCTCCTCATCGATCAGTTCCTGCGGCAGTTCAACCGGGAGCTGGGGCGGACCATCCGGGGATTCACGCCGGCCGCCATCCAGAGGCTGAAGGCGCACGACTGGCCCGGCAACGTGCGCGAGCTCGAGAACCGCATCAAGCAGGCGATGATCATGGCCAAGGACGACCTGATCGACGTCGAAAGCCTGGACGTCTCGACCGCCCCGGCGTCGGGCGTGGCGTTCCTCCCGTTCCGCAAGGCGAAGGAGGAATTCGTCAGGGGCTATCTCGTCGGCTGCCTGAAGGCCTCCGCTGGCAACGTCGCCCAGGCGGCGCGCCTGGCCGGCAAGGACCGCAAGGATTTCTACGACATGATGAAAAAGCACCACGTGGACCCCGCCGCCTACAGGCGCTGACCTGAAGGGGATTCCCCCCACATCCCCGGAATGCCCCACGCCCCGAGCGCCGTGATCGAGGCCCGGTGGGGAATTCCCCCCAACGCGCCTTCCTCTTTTTGTCATCCGACCAGCGCAGGGCTCCGGGCCCTGTCTCCAAACCTTTGAAAAGACGAGGGAAACCGCTGACGGGGCGATCCTCCCACGGGGCACGGGCTTCGCAGTGCAGGGACGCGGAGGTCCGTGGCATGGGGTCCGTCAAGGGGAGAGAGCCGCAGCCGGAGGGGCAGCCCGAGGGGCAGCCTCGACCGGAGATCGCCGGCCGCGTGCTCGCCTACTTCCGCCGCAACGCCGAAGCGATGGACTCGGCGGAGGGGATCGCCCGCTTCTGGATACGCGAGGACCGGGACGTCGTCGAGCGCTGCCTCACCGACCTGCATTCACGCGGGCTGCTGGAGCGGCGCCTGATCGGCGGCACCGCGTTCTACTCGTGCCACCACGATCCAGGCCGTCCGGATTCCGGCCGCACCGACTTCGACCGGACCGGGGGCGCCGCCGCGCTGCCGGCCCGGACCGGGCAGCCCGCCTCGGAGAGCGGGACGGAGAGCGCAGGGCGCATCCTGGTGGTCGACGACGATCGGTCGGTCCGCGAGTTCCTGATGTCGACCCTCGCCGCGGAAGGGCACCAAGTCGTCGCGGCCGAGGGGGGCCAGCGCGGCATCGAGCTGTTCCGGGACGGCGCGTTCGACCTGGTGATCACCGACGTCCGCATGCCCGGCACGACCGGGCTCGAGCTGCTGCGGACGATCAAGCGTCAGAGCCCGGACGTCGAGGTGATCGTGGTGACCGCGCACGCCAGCCTCGACACGGCGATCGAGGCCCTGCGGGACGGCGCCTACGATCTGATCACCAAGCCCCTCCCGGACATCGAGGCCCTGTTCCGGGTCGTCCGCCGCGCTCTGGAGAAGCGCCGCCTTTCCGACGACAATCGGCGCCTCGTCCGCAGCCTGCACGGACGCAACGTCGAGCTGACCCAGACGGTGGCGCGCCTCGCCGCCGTCAACGAGATCGGCAAGGCGACCGCGGGGCTGCTCGACGTCGGCGACCTGTACGGGTCCCTCGTGCGGCTGGTCGCCCAGCACCTGCAGGCGCGCCGCGTCTCCGTCCTCGTGTCCGGCCCCGATTCGGATCTCCTGACGCTCATCGCCTCGGTCGGCATTCCCGAGGAGGAAGGGACCACCTTCAGCCTGCGCGTCGGGGAGGGGATCGCCGGCCGGGTGGCCGCCTCACAGGCGCCCCTCCTGGTGCAGGACATCGGCAAGTCCGACCTGAAGTCCATGCGCACCGGCGCGCGCTACAGCACGCCGTCGTTCATGATCACCCCCCTCACGGTCTCCTACCCGATCCGCTACCAGCGGAAGCGCATCGGCGTGATCAACGTCAGCGACAAGCACTCGGGCGAGCCGTTCGACGAGAGGGACCTCGAGTTCCTCTCGACGCTCGCGTCGCAGATGGCGGTGGCGATCGAGAACGCCCGCCTGGTCAAGGAGATGGAGGACGGATACCAGGGGACTCTCGTCGCCCTGATCCAGGCCATGGAGGACCTGGGCCCCGAGACCCGCGGGCATTCGCGGCGCGTGGCGGAGCTCTGCGCCGCCGTGGCCAGCGGGCTCGGCCTGCCCGGGGAGCGCGTCGATCTCGTGGTGCGCGCCGCGGCGCTGCACGAGCTGGGGCGCGTCGCCGCGCGCCCGGCGGAGGCGGATCTCCCGCCCGGCGGACCCCGGGAGGACGCGGACCGGTACGCCGCCACGGTGGCCGCCGCGGCGCGCATGCTCGCCCCGATCACCTCGCTGCGCAAGGTGCGGGAGATCATCCTGCGCTCCGCCGAGTGGTTCGATCCCGCCTCCCACCCGATCGACCCCGACGGCGCCGGCATCCCGATCGAATCGCGCATCCTGGCGAGCTGCGAGGAATTGGTCGCGCTGTGCGCGGACGCCGGCGGGGCCGCGCGGCCTGCCGGCGGTGCGGGGAGCGACGCGCTGGCCCTGCAGGAGCTTCGCAGTCGCACCGGGCGCCGGCACGACGCGGAAGTCGAAGCGGCCCTGGCGCGGGCGATCGCGGAACGCGACGTCCCCGGAGGGCCGCGATGACGCGCGGACGCGCACGCAAGGCGGCGCTCTTCACCGCGGCGCTCCTCCTCGCGCTCGTGTTCGGCGTCCGGGACGCCGCCGCGCAGGCGATCACCTTCGACAGCGCCAGCAATACCGCCGGGGTGAACGTGAGCAGCCTGACCTGGTCCCATACCGTCGGAGCGGGAAACGGCCGGATCCTGGTGGTCGGCGTCTCGATTCGAGGCAACAACGCGGCGACCGGCGTGACCTACGCGGGGCAGGCTCTGACGCTCGCGGGGACGGTGAGCAACGGCGGATCCAATCGCGTGGAGATGTGGGCGCTCGTCGCGCCGCCGACCGGGACGGCGAACGTCGTTGTCAGCCTGTCCGGGTCCGTTCACGTCGTGGGCGGCGCCTCGTCGTTTTCCAATGTGGATCCGACGACCCCGTACGGAGCGTTCGCCTCGACCACCGGCAACACCACTCCCATCTCGCTGGCGGTGACGAGCGCGGTCGGCGAGGTCGTCATCGACACCGTGGTCACGAACGGTGACGTCGTGAGTCTGACTCCGGGGGCCGGGCAGACCGAGCGCTGGAACAACTTCACGGGAAACAACGCCAGCAACGCCCGCGGGGCCGGGAGCACCCAGCCCGGTGCGGCCTCGCTGACGATGACCTGGACGATGGGCTCGGGTAAACCCTATTCGATCGGGGCGATCTCCCTGAGACCAATACCGCCGCCGGTTCTGACGATCTCGAAGACCGACGCGCCCGACCCGGTCGCGGCGGGCTCGAACATCACCTACACGATCAGTTACGGCAATACGGGCGGGAGCCAGGCGACCGGCGTGGTGATCACCGACACGATCCCCGCAAACACCAGCTTCGTGAGCGCGACCGGCGGCGGAACGCTGGCGGCCGGCGTCGTGACCTGGAACATCGGCAATCTGAACGCGGGCGCCTCCAGCAGCGTCCAGCTGGTCGTGGCGGTCGCCAGCCCGCTCAACAACGGGACGGTCATCACCAACGGGACCTACGACATCGACAGCACGCAGACGGCGCCGACGAGCGGCGCGGCGGTGACCACGACGGTGTCGTCGGCTCCGGTGATGAACATCAGCAAGACCGACGCGCCGGACCCGGTCACGGCCGGCTCGAACATCACCTACACGATCAACTACTCGAACACGGGAAACATGAACGCCACGGGGGTGGTGATCACCGACACCATCCCGGCGAACACCTCTTTCGTGAGCGCCACCGGCGGCGGCACCCTGGCGGCCGGCGTCGTGACCTGGAACATCGGCAATCTGAACGCAGGGGCGTCGAGCAGCGTTCAGCTGGTCGTCGCCGTGACGAGCCCACTGGCCAACGGGACGGTCATCACCAACGGGACCTACAGCATCGACAGCACGCAGACGGCGCCGACGAGCGGCGCGGCGGTGACCACCACGGTGTCGTCGGCGCCGGTCCTGAACATCAGCAAGACGGACGCGCCCGACCCGGTCGCGGCCGGCAGCAACATCACGTACACGATCAGCTACTCGAACACCGGGAACATGAACGCCACGGGGGTCGTCATCAGCGACACCATTCCGGCCAACACCAGCTTCGTGTCGGCGACGGGCGGCGGCACCCTGGCGGCGGGGGTGGTGACCTGGAACATCGGCAACCTGGCGGCGGGGGGGTCGACGTCGGTGCAACTGGTCGTGCAGGTGACCAGCCCCTTGCCCAACGGCACGGTCATCACCAACGGCACCTATTCGATCGACTCGAACGAAACGGCCCCCGTGAGCGGCGCGGCGACCACCACGACCGTCACGTCCGGTCCAATCCTCAACATCAGCAAGACCGACTCTCCCGACCCGGCGGTCGCCGGCACCGACACCATCACCTACACGATCTCCTACTCGAACACGGGGAACGCCAACGCCACGGGGGTGGTGATCAGCGACACGGTGCCGGCCGGCACCTCGTTCGTGTCGGCGACCGGAGGCGGGACGCTGGCCGCGGGGGTGGTGACCTGGAACATCGGCAACCTGTCTTCGGGGGCGTCCGGGTCGGTGCAATTCGCGGTGTCCATCAATACTCCGGTCGCGAACGGTACGATCATCACGAACTCCACGTACTCGATCGACTCGAACGAGACGGCCCCCGTGAGCGGCGCCGCGGATACGACGACGGTCCTCTCGGATCCCCGGTTCACCCTCCTGAAGAGCGACGCCCCCGACCCGGTCGGAGCGGGCAGCAACATCACGTACACCTTGTCCTATCAGAACATCGGCACGAACAGCGCCACCGGGGTCGTGGTCACCGATCCGATCCCCGTGAACACGACGTTCGTGTCGGCGACTGGAGGCGGGACGCTGGCCGCAGGAGTCGTGACCTGGAACGTCGGCAACCTGGCGTCCGGGGTGTCGGGGTCCGTGCAACTGGTGGTGCAGGTGAACAGCCCTCTGGCGGCCGGGACCGTCATCACCAATACCGGCTGGGCGCTCGATAGCAATGAAAGTCTGCCCGCAACCGGCCCGGACGCCACGACGACCGTCACGTCCGCGCCGGTGATGAGCATCGGCAAGACGGACGCCCCGGACCCGGTGGTGGCGGGGAGCAGCATCACCTACACGCTGAGCTACTCGAACACGGGGAACGCGAACGCCACCGGCGTCGTGATCACCGACGCCATCCCGGCCAATACGGCGTTCGTGTCGGCGACGGGCGGCGGGACGCTGGCGGCGGGCGTGGTGACCTGGAACATCGGCAACCTGGCGGCGGGGGCGTCGGGGTCGGTGCAGCTGGTGGTGGCGGTGACCAGCCCGCTGGCGAACGGGACGGTGATCACCAATGCATCCTACCAGATTGCCTGCAACGAGACGGCGCCGACGGCCGGCGCGGCGATCACGACGACGGTGTCGTCGGCGCCGGTGCTGAGCATCGGCAAGACGGACGCCCCCGACCCGGTGGTGGCGGGGGCCAACATCACCTACACGCTGAGCTACTCGAACACGGGGAACGCCAACGCCACGGGCGTGGTGATCAGCGACACGGTGCCGGCGAACACGGCCTTCGTGTCGGCGACGGGCGGCGGGACGCTCGCGGCGGGGGTGGTGACCTGGAACGTCGGCAACGTGGCGGCCGGGGCCTCGGGGTCGGTGCAGCTGGTGGTGGCGGTGACCAGCCCGCTGGCGAACGGGACGCTGATCACCAACGCGACCTACAGCATCGACAGCAATGAGACGGCCCCGGTCAGCGGCGCGGCGATCACGACGACGGTGTCGTCGGCGCCGGTGCTGAGCATCGGCAAGACGGACGCCCCCGACCCGGTGGTGGCGGGGAGCAACATCACCTACACGCTGAGCTACTCGAACACGGGGAACGCCAACGCCACGGGGGTCGTGATCAGCGACACGGTGCCGGGGAACACGGCGTTCGTGTCGGCGACCGGTGGCGGGACGCTGGCGGCGGGGGTGGTGACCTGGAACGTCGGCAACGTGGCGATCGGGGCCTCGGGGTCGGTGCAGCTGGTGGTGGCGGTGACCAGCCCGCTGGTGAACGGGACGCTGATCACCAACGCGACCTACAGCGTCGACAGCAACGAGACGGCCCCGGTCAGCGGCGCGGCGATCACGACGACGGTGTCGTCGGCGCCGGTGCTGAGCATCGGCAAGACGGACGCTCCGGACCCGGTGGTGGCGGGGAGCAACATCACCTACACGCTGAGCTACTCGAACACGGGAAATGCGAACGCCACGGGGGTCGTGATCGGCGACACGGTGCCGGGGAACACGGCGTTCGTGTCGGCGACGGGCGGCGGGACGCTGGCCGCCGGTGTGGTGACCTGGAACGTCGGCAACGTGGCGGCCGGGACGTCGGGGTCCGTGCAGCTGGTGGTGGCGGTGGCCAGCCCGCTGGCGAACGGGACGGTGATCACCAATGCGACCTACAGCATCGACAGCAACGAGACGGCGCCGACGGCCGGCGCGGCGATCACGACGACGGTCTCGTCGGCGCCGGTGCTGACGATCTCGAAGGTCGGCGCTCCCGATCCGGTCAACGCGGGCAGCAACCTCACCTACACGCTGAGCTACTCCAACACGGGGAACGCCAACGCCACGGGCGTGGTGATCAGCGACACGGTGCCGGCGAACACGGCCTTCGTGTCGGCGACGGGTGGCGGGACGCTGGCGGCGGGCGTGGTGACCTGGAACATCGGCAACCTGGCGGCCGGGGCATCGGGATCGGTGCAGCTGGTGGTGGCGGTGACCAGCCCGCTGGCGAACGGGACGGTGATCACCAACGCGACCTACGGCATCGACAGCAACGAGACGGGCCCGACGGCCGGGGCGGCGAGCACGACCACGGTGTCGTCGAGCCCGGTGCTGAGTATCAGCAAGACCGGTGCGCCCGACCCGGTCGACGCGGGGAGCGACCTCACCTACACGCTGAGCTATTCGAACACGGGGAACGCCAACGCCACGGGCGTCGTGATCAGGGACACGGTGCCGGCGAACACCAGCTTCGTGTCGGCGACGGGCGGCGGGATCCTGGCGGCGGGCGTGGTCACCTGGAACATCGGGGCCCTCGGCACCGGCGCGTCCGGCTCGGTCCAGCTCGTGGTCCGCGTCGACCCGGCGACGCCGACCGGAGCGGTCATCACCAACGGAACGTACAGCGTCGACAGCAACGAGGCGGGGCCGACGGCGGGCGCGGCGATCACCACCGGCGTCCTGTCGGCGGCGGTCCTGACCATGACCGAGACCGTGGCCGACCTGAACGGCGGCAGCCTGAATCCGGGCGACGCGCTGGAGTACACCATCACGGTCATCAACGGCGGCGGGGCGGACGCCAGTCTCGTCGTGGTCGACGCGACGGTCCCCGCGAACGCGACCTACGTGGCCGCGTCGATCACCGGTCCCGGCGCCAGCGATGCGGGAAACCCGAGCCTGACCTGGAACGTGGGGACGGTCCCGGCGACGTCCTCGGTGACCCTGACCTACCGCGTCACGATCGACCCGGCGACGCCGGGAGGAACGATGTTGAGCAACCAGGCCAGCCTGAACGCGGCCGGCCCCATCAGCCTGATCTCGGACGACCCCGGCCGCAACGATGGGATCGAGACCGGCAACGATCCGCTCGATCCGGGCGACGACGATGCGAGCGTCGCCGGGCCCGTCTTCCTGGGCGACGTCCTGCAGGTGTCGATCACCTCCGACACGCCGGTGATCCGCCGCGGCGATTTCATCCTGTACACCGTCACCATCGCCAACCCGACCACTCTGGCGGTGGCCAACGTCGACCTGAGCGACCTCCTGCCGGTGGGCGTCCAGCTGGTCCCGGGCACCCTGTCGCTGTGCGCCCCGGCCTGCGCGGTCCAGCCGGATCCCGCGCCCGCGATCCCGCGGCTCATCCCGGCGGGCGCCATCGCCTCCGGCCAGACGATCACGCTGTCCTACCGCGCGCTGGTGAACACGGGGGCCCTCGTGGGCGACCTGGTGACCAGGGTCCGGGCGCAGGACGCGATCGCCCAGCCGCTGTCGGCCCTCGCGACCAGCACCGTGGCGCTCCTCGACGACCCGGAGTTCGATCTCGGCACCATCGTCGGCAAGGTGTTCGACGACAAGGACGGAAATGGGGTGCAGGGGGCGGGCGAGAGCGGCGTCGGCGGGGTCATGGTGGCGATGGAGGACGGCGTCTACTCGGTCACCGACGGCAACGGCATGTATCACATCGCGGCGGCCCGGCCGGGGAACCGGCTGGTGAAGATCAACGTCCACACCCTGCCGCCCCACGACGGCCTGACGCTGCCGGAGGCGCAGACGATCACCCTGACTCCCGGGCTCCTCGCCAAGGTGAACTTCGGCGCCCGGATCAAGCCGCCGACGACCATCCGGCAGGGCCGGCCCGGGACGTACGGCATCGCGGTCACCGGGGAGAAGCTCCAGGCCCAGGCCGAGGTCATCGGCAACCTCGACGACATGACGGCGGTGGTGAACGGTGTCCAGGCCCGGCTGCCGAAGACGCGCGTCAAGATGGACGTCATGAGCCTGGAGCGGAACCTCCGGATCGTCAACGGCCGC contains:
- a CDS encoding OmpA family protein, which gives rise to MTRGRARKAALFTAALLLALVFGVRDAAAQAITFDSASNTAGVNVSSLTWSHTVGAGNGRILVVGVSIRGNNAATGVTYAGQALTLAGTVSNGGSNRVEMWALVAPPTGTANVVVSLSGSVHVVGGASSFSNVDPTTPYGAFASTTGNTTPISLAVTSAVGEVVIDTVVTNGDVVSLTPGAGQTERWNNFTGNNASNARGAGSTQPGAASLTMTWTMGSGKPYSIGAISLRPIPPPVLTISKTDAPDPVAAGSNITYTISYGNTGGSQATGVVITDTIPANTSFVSATGGGTLAAGVVTWNIGNLNAGASSSVQLVVAVASPLNNGTVITNGTYDIDSTQTAPTSGAAVTTTVSSAPVMNISKTDAPDPVTAGSNITYTINYSNTGNMNATGVVITDTIPANTSFVSATGGGTLAAGVVTWNIGNLNAGASSSVQLVVAVTSPLANGTVITNGTYSIDSTQTAPTSGAAVTTTVSSAPVLNISKTDAPDPVAAGSNITYTISYSNTGNMNATGVVISDTIPANTSFVSATGGGTLAAGVVTWNIGNLAAGGSTSVQLVVQVTSPLPNGTVITNGTYSIDSNETAPVSGAATTTTVTSGPILNISKTDSPDPAVAGTDTITYTISYSNTGNANATGVVISDTVPAGTSFVSATGGGTLAAGVVTWNIGNLSSGASGSVQFAVSINTPVANGTIITNSTYSIDSNETAPVSGAADTTTVLSDPRFTLLKSDAPDPVGAGSNITYTLSYQNIGTNSATGVVVTDPIPVNTTFVSATGGGTLAAGVVTWNVGNLASGVSGSVQLVVQVNSPLAAGTVITNTGWALDSNESLPATGPDATTTVTSAPVMSIGKTDAPDPVVAGSSITYTLSYSNTGNANATGVVITDAIPANTAFVSATGGGTLAAGVVTWNIGNLAAGASGSVQLVVAVTSPLANGTVITNASYQIACNETAPTAGAAITTTVSSAPVLSIGKTDAPDPVVAGANITYTLSYSNTGNANATGVVISDTVPANTAFVSATGGGTLAAGVVTWNVGNVAAGASGSVQLVVAVTSPLANGTLITNATYSIDSNETAPVSGAAITTTVSSAPVLSIGKTDAPDPVVAGSNITYTLSYSNTGNANATGVVISDTVPGNTAFVSATGGGTLAAGVVTWNVGNVAIGASGSVQLVVAVTSPLVNGTLITNATYSVDSNETAPVSGAAITTTVSSAPVLSIGKTDAPDPVVAGSNITYTLSYSNTGNANATGVVIGDTVPGNTAFVSATGGGTLAAGVVTWNVGNVAAGTSGSVQLVVAVASPLANGTVITNATYSIDSNETAPTAGAAITTTVSSAPVLTISKVGAPDPVNAGSNLTYTLSYSNTGNANATGVVISDTVPANTAFVSATGGGTLAAGVVTWNIGNLAAGASGSVQLVVAVTSPLANGTVITNATYGIDSNETGPTAGAASTTTVSSSPVLSISKTGAPDPVDAGSDLTYTLSYSNTGNANATGVVIRDTVPANTSFVSATGGGILAAGVVTWNIGALGTGASGSVQLVVRVDPATPTGAVITNGTYSVDSNEAGPTAGAAITTGVLSAAVLTMTETVADLNGGSLNPGDALEYTITVINGGGADASLVVVDATVPANATYVAASITGPGASDAGNPSLTWNVGTVPATSSVTLTYRVTIDPATPGGTMLSNQASLNAAGPISLISDDPGRNDGIETGNDPLDPGDDDASVAGPVFLGDVLQVSITSDTPVIRRGDFILYTVTIANPTTLAVANVDLSDLLPVGVQLVPGTLSLCAPACAVQPDPAPAIPRLIPAGAIASGQTITLSYRALVNTGALVGDLVTRVRAQDAIAQPLSALATSTVALLDDPEFDLGTIVGKVFDDKDGNGVQGAGESGVGGVMVAMEDGVYSVTDGNGMYHIAAARPGNRLVKINVHTLPPHDGLTLPEAQTITLTPGLLAKVNFGARIKPPTTIRQGRPGTYGIAVTGEKLQAQAEVIGNLDDMTAVVNGVQARLPKTRVKMDVMSLERNLRIVNGRLEKPAIFNIAYPADRFVKEWVFEIFDSGMTRIRGFRGTDRKTTQITWDGKDSTGALVKGGSIYQYQLTIEFADGSLSKSPLRLFGVNRTNAISFELTGASFETNTAVLNQSAMGILAEVTQTLKKYPDEKVVIRGHTDNTGAPDWNARLSLMRAEAVKSYLVSAGIDGARLISEGRGASSPVAPNTTSTGRARNRRVEIKALLEDTEVARTYAESGGSGEREVVVNGRIIPTDEDGSFRTMVDPVKDHGRVYVGIKTEDGGVAATTVMLPTITILEPTTDVKLEIGKREDVIRLMQPQPSAEGVRYPSIKIPVRGRTDPGNQVFLDGEAVPVAPSGEFRTELPLAIGENTFGAVAVAPNGTTSLLNLAVNLSGVDKNLDLITVRKPVPQFTIDLPPRGAVLSSPTLFVRGTAPAKATVTINKWRMPVLSNGTFAGTVRLPEGPSVIDVVVSMPNSTEGRVGVPVEVRSNYFFLVALGDATVSKITTEGPVPEKFQDDLSVDGRAAFYLKGRIQGKYLITASMDTGDGKISEIGSRLGERDNRSFFRNLDPDSFYPVYGDGSRTFDDTNSQGRFYVLLEAPYGSALWGNYNSGITGNEFSSFNRSLYGGRIAWKSVSRRKDGQPLGQAVVFAAVPETRPAHDEFTGTGGSLFFLRNKGVVPGSEKVRLEVRDKITGIPVANVTRRNYVDYEIDYAEGRVLFRAPVSSVADTSTIISDGVLNGNPVFVVVDYEFTDVAGAALDVNTYGGRAKAALGGNVSVGATYIQEERPAGTYSLEGGDVTVRFSDSTRVSAEFSQSQNESIPPFLSTDGGLSFGQKSVPFGPQKAQAYKLELAAGKGPVKATAYARHLDRGFSSSFTVAQDESDQAGVTLGFAMGKTGLLSLLVDNKDVTGVATILTSTLQYRQAFGRFGATLEARYRSTDNVASPDAAEEIGALRLDYRPTAKLDFYTRFQDDFLQEVGGAPAATGVKRQTAIGLEAQVSPKVSVKGELIDGEQGDGALLGLTTRLDERTQLYGTYTLSPDQAGVMTGTLTAGAATALGDRTRLYSEEQFKNSDREVSTSTVVGLNTRFSERFTTGVNLERTRLDAALGGPDTIRQAASVHASFAHALIKVFSKLELRHDEAPSPGAPTPATDRDQWLAGTAVELKLSRDFTVLGRFNYGVTTDNLTDADVTVFREQSAGVAFRPVAYDWIQVLARYTEVQNLPPAVQVATPEKKTDRVLSLQTVVDLHRRLSLTEKYAIRDRAIDQTVVADLKSRLRLWINRFNYHLSDTWDAALEYRTLMMDEGGDNASDGFLFEVNRLFFGHLRLGVGYNFTDFTDNEFSANDYSAKGYFFRIQGKY